The genomic region GTTTTTCGGGTTTGAGCTCGTAGTATTCTCCCCGGAATGGAATGATGCGCAGCGGAATCTGACCGCCAGCAAGGCGGGCCACCCTGTCGGCATGGAGGCCAGCGCAGTTGACTAAAAACTTTCCCGAAAAATCCCCAGTGCTAGTTTCGACGACAATCTCGCCGCCCCTTTTTTCAATGCCCGTAACCTCTGTGCCCAATCGAATTTCCTGCCCCGCATCCTTGATGATTCGCGCATAGGTCTCGACGACCGCCGGGTAGTCGATGATACCGGTCGAGGGTATCCAAAGCGCCTTGACGCCTCTTGTGTGTGGCTCGAATTCTTTTAGCTGCTCGGTGCCGAGCACTTTGATGCCTTCTATTCCGTTGGCCTCGCCCCGGCGGTGAAGCTCATCGAGGCGGGGGATTTCCTCCGGGCTGGTGGCGACTACGGCCTTGCCGCAGATTTCGTATTTGATTCCATGCTCATTAGCGAAGGCCACCATTGAGCTTGCGCCCTCGCGGCAGGTTTCTGCCTTTAGTGAGCCTGGTCGGTAGTAGAGTCCGGCGTGGATGACCCCGCTGTTGTGGCCTGATTGATGAAGGCCGGGCTTGGTTTCTTTGTCGAGGATGAGGATTCGCTTGCCAGGATGTCGGCGGGATATTTCCATAGCGGAGGAGAGACCGATAATTCCAGCCCCGACCACAATGACATCCCAGGATTGAGTGGACACGATATTATGACCTCAAAAACAATGATAATAAGACGAAATATTGACGTGCCAGTATGTCTCAGTTGCCTATGTCCTGCAAAGATAGGGCTATTTTATGGTGTTGACGCCCAGAGTCAGCCTCAGTATGTTTATATGAAATTCTGAGTACAAAGATTTTCTGGAAGGAAACAGGGGAATATCTTTTTTTTCGATTGAATTATGGGGTCTTTGGGCCTTTTTGTATGTTGTTCACTACGGTACTTAAGAAGAAAAATTCTTGATTGCCAAAAGGGAGGTTGAAAAGATGAAACGATCAATCAAGTGGTTGTTTGCTGTCATGGTTGCTGTTGGTCTGGCTGGCGCCTCCGTGCCTGCGTCCGCAGCGAAGTTCCTTGTCGTTGGCGGTGGTTCGACCACCGGCGTTTATTACCAGGTTGCCTTGAATGTCTGCAAAATTGTTAATCAGTCCCTGAAAAGCAAAGGCTATAACTGCATTGGTCGGCCAGCCTTGGGCTCGGTGTTCAACATCAACGCCATTAAGCGTGGCCTGTTGAACTTCGGTGTGGCGCAGTCTGACCGCAACTGGCAGGCCTATAACGGCAAAGCCGACTGGAAGAAAAAGGGTCCCGTCAAGGAACTCAGGAGCGTATTCAGTGCGCATCCCGAGACCGTCATGCTCGGCACCCGCGCGGACACCGGTATTAAAAAAGTCAGCGACCTTCGCGGACGCCGCGTGAATATCGGCAACCCCGGCTCCGGGCAGCGGGGCAACGCGATGGACGTTCTGCGCATTTACGGCATCAGTCCCAAGTCTGACATCAAGGCCGAGGGTCTTCAGCAGGGTGAAGCCAGCCGAGCGCTCGTGGACAAGAAAATCGACGCCTTTTTCTACACGGTGGGTAATCCCTGGGGCGGCGGTCTTGAAATTGCCAACAGCACCGCCTTTCGGATTCTCGACATTAATTCCAGCGGAATTAAAAAGCTGGTTGCCGCGCATCCCTTCTATGTCATGACGACAATTCAGGGCGGCATCTACAAAGGCGTGAGCAAGAACGTAAATACCTATGCCGTGAAAGCCACATTCGTTACGAGTTCCAAGCAGGATCCCCAGGTGGTCTATGATGTGGTGAAATCCATTTTTGGCAACCTGGATAAGTTCCGGGCCTCGCACGCCGCTTTCAAGTTCCTGACCAAGAAAGCGATGTTGGGCGGCCTCTCGGCACCGTTCCATAAGGGCGCTCTTCGCTACTATAAAGAAACTGGTCTGAAATAAAGACCCTGTATTTCTGGGTTCGAATTATCGCGGTGCGCCG from Nitrospinaceae bacterium harbors:
- the lhgO gene encoding L-2-hydroxyglutarate oxidase is translated as MEISRRHPGKRILILDKETKPGLHQSGHNSGVIHAGLYYRPGSLKAETCREGASSMVAFANEHGIKYEICGKAVVATSPEEIPRLDELHRRGEANGIEGIKVLGTEQLKEFEPHTRGVKALWIPSTGIIDYPAVVETYARIIKDAGQEIRLGTEVTGIEKRGGEIVVETSTGDFSGKFLVNCAGLHADRVARLAGGQIPLRIIPFRGEYYELKPEKRDLVKGLIYPVPDPSFPFLGVHFTRRVDGTVEAGPNAVLAFKREGYTRTSANPGDILDTFSYPGFWRLARKYWRVGVGEMYRSASKGAFTRALQKLMPDLQEEDIIPGGAGVRAQAVDSEGKLVDDFAIVHTEGAVHVCNAPSPGATASLMIGKKIADMVEEAHPALAG
- a CDS encoding TAXI family TRAP transporter solute-binding subunit; its protein translation is MKRSIKWLFAVMVAVGLAGASVPASAAKFLVVGGGSTTGVYYQVALNVCKIVNQSLKSKGYNCIGRPALGSVFNINAIKRGLLNFGVAQSDRNWQAYNGKADWKKKGPVKELRSVFSAHPETVMLGTRADTGIKKVSDLRGRRVNIGNPGSGQRGNAMDVLRIYGISPKSDIKAEGLQQGEASRALVDKKIDAFFYTVGNPWGGGLEIANSTAFRILDINSSGIKKLVAAHPFYVMTTIQGGIYKGVSKNVNTYAVKATFVTSSKQDPQVVYDVVKSIFGNLDKFRASHAAFKFLTKKAMLGGLSAPFHKGALRYYKETGLK